The Thermogemmatispora onikobensis genome window below encodes:
- a CDS encoding zinc finger domain-containing protein, protein MGKRIICPNCQGTGFTADVTCPRCQGTGQVELIDDWGQRRTVKCFRCLGTGLLKEGDTCNMCGGSGEVEV, encoded by the coding sequence ATGGGAAAGCGCATCATCTGTCCCAACTGCCAGGGGACCGGCTTCACTGCTGATGTCACGTGTCCCCGGTGCCAGGGGACGGGCCAGGTCGAGCTCATCGATGACTGGGGACAACGCCGTACCGTCAAGTGTTTCCGGTGCCTGGGCACCGGTTTGTTGAAGGAAGGGGACACCTGCAATATGTGTGGTGGCTCTGGCGAGGTGGAGGTCTGA